One Mycobacteroides abscessus ATCC 19977 genomic window carries:
- a CDS encoding alpha/beta hydrolase, which produces MPHHGNYTPEKVTFPSHGVDIVGVVHRPHGDGPFPAVVLLGPYSFEKEQAPIHYATRLADEGFLALAFDPRTVGESGGTPRRLENPKMKNEDAVAAIDYLLTREDVDASRIFGAGVCQGGPEMLDIASYDNRIKAVASVTGYYRDHETDLFMIAAGVSENPFDPATAPTTAQLESLLAARLERARDAKARYEQTGEVIYAPLVSPDLGDPVAGSDAGLPGPLVWSWYGSWTLKGWENRYAIMSDLDHFDYSTAPGVATLEKPALVIHSDTCMNPAAARRHFESIPTTDKKLIWENGTNHFQYYDQPDIVDRTVGHIAEWFNSHLA; this is translated from the coding sequence ATGCCACATCACGGTAACTACACCCCCGAAAAGGTCACCTTCCCCTCGCATGGCGTGGACATCGTCGGTGTTGTCCACCGCCCCCACGGCGACGGCCCCTTCCCCGCCGTCGTGCTGCTCGGCCCCTATTCCTTCGAGAAGGAGCAGGCACCGATCCATTACGCCACCCGGCTGGCCGACGAAGGATTCCTGGCTCTGGCGTTCGATCCGCGCACCGTGGGCGAAAGCGGGGGCACCCCGCGCCGCCTCGAGAACCCGAAGATGAAAAACGAAGACGCGGTGGCGGCCATCGACTACCTACTCACCCGTGAGGACGTCGACGCATCACGCATCTTCGGGGCGGGTGTCTGCCAAGGCGGGCCCGAGATGCTGGATATCGCCTCATACGACAACCGGATCAAGGCCGTCGCCTCGGTGACAGGTTACTACCGAGACCACGAAACCGACCTGTTCATGATCGCCGCCGGTGTCAGCGAAAACCCGTTTGACCCCGCCACCGCGCCGACCACCGCACAGCTCGAATCGCTGCTTGCCGCCCGCCTCGAACGTGCCCGCGATGCCAAGGCGCGATACGAGCAGACGGGCGAGGTCATCTACGCGCCCCTGGTTTCACCCGATCTCGGCGACCCCGTCGCCGGATCCGATGCGGGATTACCCGGTCCGCTGGTGTGGAGCTGGTACGGATCGTGGACGCTCAAGGGCTGGGAGAACCGCTACGCGATCATGAGCGACCTCGACCACTTCGATTACAGCACTGCGCCCGGAGTCGCCACGCTGGAAAAGCCCGCACTGGTCATCCACTCCGATACCTGCATGAACCCGGCGGCCGCCCGACGCCATTTCGAGTCGATCCCCACCACCGACAAGAAGCTCATCTGGGAGAACGGCACCAATCACTTCCAGTACTACGACCAGCCCGACATCGTCGACCGCACCGTCGGACATATCGCCGAGTGGTTCAACAGTCACCTGGCCTAA
- a CDS encoding TetR family transcriptional regulator, which produces MADYLYAHRVPPDASATKKRLLDAAYAEFAEHGLAGARVDRIGAAAEANKRLLYVYYTNKETLFDIVVAHSIQQMSEAVPFTPEDLPGYAGALFDHLIKHPEHLRLATWAQLERPAAGPAETSAYAAKVAAIAQTGLSAGDVEPADILALTLGLTTAWLGASPALRGLAASEPFSPERLATHRTALIAAVEALVSAAAR; this is translated from the coding sequence ATGGCGGACTACCTCTACGCTCATAGGGTGCCGCCCGACGCCTCTGCCACCAAGAAGCGGCTGCTCGACGCCGCGTATGCGGAGTTCGCGGAGCATGGGCTCGCCGGTGCCCGCGTCGATCGGATCGGCGCGGCAGCAGAGGCCAACAAGCGGCTGCTGTACGTCTACTACACCAACAAGGAGACGTTGTTCGACATCGTCGTCGCCCACTCCATCCAGCAGATGTCCGAGGCCGTCCCCTTCACCCCCGAAGACCTGCCGGGCTATGCGGGCGCATTGTTCGACCACCTGATCAAGCATCCCGAGCATCTGCGGCTGGCCACCTGGGCCCAGCTGGAACGACCCGCCGCCGGCCCGGCGGAAACCTCGGCGTATGCGGCGAAAGTCGCGGCAATCGCCCAAACAGGATTATCTGCCGGGGATGTGGAACCGGCCGATATCTTGGCTCTCACGCTCGGGCTGACCACAGCATGGCTCGGGGCGTCGCCGGCCCTGCGTGGTCTCGCGGCTTCCGAGCCCTTCTCCCCTGAGCGCCTGGCAACGCACCGCACCGCACTCATCGCGGCGGTCGAGGCCCTCGTCAGCGCCGCAGCCCGATGA
- a CDS encoding nucleotidyltransferase domain-containing protein, whose amino-acid sequence MTTSDSAFLGSVADNLAALPAVEAVTLGGSRAQGTHRPDSDWDLAIYYRGDFDPEDLRQIGWEGDVSEIGAWGGGVFNGGAWLHIDGRDVDVHYRDLADVKEQLARAEHGEFHIEPLMFHLAGIPSYLVVGELAINRVLHGILPCPDYPAALRESAPDVWEKRATLSLLYAEKNHAPHGRVTQCAGLLAVAAMEYAHAALAARGEWVTNEKGLLDRAGLSGVHTILSSLTDDPAALDRACAEVRKLGSAAR is encoded by the coding sequence ATGACCACATCCGACTCAGCTTTCCTGGGTTCCGTCGCCGACAACCTGGCCGCGCTACCGGCCGTCGAAGCGGTGACATTGGGCGGCTCCCGCGCCCAGGGAACTCATCGTCCGGATAGTGATTGGGATCTGGCGATCTATTACCGTGGTGACTTCGATCCCGAGGATCTCCGCCAGATCGGTTGGGAGGGTGATGTCTCCGAGATCGGCGCATGGGGTGGCGGGGTTTTCAATGGTGGCGCATGGCTTCACATAGACGGCCGCGATGTCGATGTGCACTACCGCGATCTTGCGGATGTCAAAGAACAGCTGGCGCGTGCCGAGCACGGCGAGTTCCATATCGAGCCGCTGATGTTCCATCTTGCGGGCATCCCGAGCTATCTCGTGGTGGGCGAACTTGCCATCAACAGAGTGTTGCACGGGATCCTGCCCTGCCCGGATTACCCTGCCGCACTTCGAGAGTCGGCACCCGATGTGTGGGAGAAGCGCGCCACACTGAGCCTGCTCTACGCCGAGAAGAATCACGCGCCGCATGGACGGGTAACCCAGTGCGCGGGACTGCTGGCGGTCGCGGCGATGGAGTACGCCCACGCGGCACTGGCCGCGCGCGGCGAATGGGTGACCAACGAGAAGGGCCTGCTCGACCGAGCCGGATTGTCCGGCGTGCACACGATTCTCAGCAGCCTGACCGATGATCCAGCGGCGCTGGATCGGGCATGCGCAGAAGTCCGCAAGCTCGGCTCAGCTGCCCGCTGA
- a CDS encoding PH domain-containing protein translates to MIGVAPAPLAEFHVSRSAPVLWAVQYALAWVPVLLAVGAAWTVTSLPAHATTPLHHAVAISGLVCIACAVAWVVLRPLQRYRSYRWGVLDDTLVYVTSKTLWHRSFWVIPLALVRTVELRQDPLARVLGLAAIRVRADQGELRFVGLEAGVARQAVEWLFVRVDEVSVYR, encoded by the coding sequence GTGATCGGTGTAGCGCCTGCGCCGCTGGCCGAATTTCATGTCAGCCGGTCGGCGCCCGTGCTGTGGGCCGTTCAATACGCGCTGGCATGGGTGCCCGTGCTTCTCGCCGTCGGCGCGGCATGGACCGTCACGTCTCTGCCCGCGCACGCGACTACTCCGCTGCACCATGCTGTGGCGATATCGGGGCTGGTGTGCATCGCATGTGCGGTGGCCTGGGTGGTGCTGCGGCCCTTACAGCGTTACCGCAGCTATCGGTGGGGCGTGCTCGATGACACCCTGGTGTATGTGACGTCGAAGACGTTGTGGCATAGGTCATTTTGGGTCATACCGCTGGCACTGGTACGCACGGTGGAACTGCGGCAAGACCCGCTGGCGCGTGTTTTGGGGCTGGCTGCGATACGAGTTCGGGCGGACCAAGGTGAGCTGCGGTTCGTAGGGCTTGAGGCCGGCGTCGCACGGCAGGCGGTCGAGTGGCTCTTCGTCAGAGTCGACGAGGTTTCGGTCTATCGATGA
- a CDS encoding SDR family oxidoreductase: MKYIVTGGTGFIGRRIVTRILETQPAAEVAILVRRESLSRFEKLAEQWDDRVQPLVGDLTQPDLGLPAEGDPVTADHIVHCAAIYDITVDDKAQRAANVEGTRSVIALAKRTGAILHHISSIAVAGSYEGEFTEDDFDVNQDLPTPYHQTKFEAELLVRSEPGLRYRIYRPAVVVGDSRTGEMDKIDGPYYFFGVFAKLAKLPSFTPMMLPRAGRSNIVPVDYVVDATVELMHQEGRDGQAFHLTNPEVTYLRDIYSGIAAAAGLPPVRGSLPHAVATPFLRARGTLKVWRNMVVTQLGIPPEVIDITEIMPTFISESTQEALRPSGIKVPPFGSYAGRLYQYWRRNLDPERYRRDDPAGPLVGRHVIITGASSGIGRAAAIAVARRGGTVFAVARDGEALDQLVAEIREDGGKAHAFPCDLTDYAAVDDTVKSILGQFGHVDYLVNNAGRSIRRSVVNTVDRFHDYERVMAINYFGAVRLVLALLPHWRERKFGHVVNVSTAGVQTRNPKYASYIPTKAALDAFADVVATETVSDHITFTNIHMPLVKTPMITPSHKLNVVRGLTPEHAAAMVVRGLIEKPTRIDHPMGTFADIGQYLTPKLSRRVLHQMYLAYPDSKAARGLEPVDDRRDLSTSRRRPRAAKRVAAVSRLRVPGPLMKAVRLIPGVHW, encoded by the coding sequence GTGAAATACATCGTCACCGGCGGCACCGGCTTTATCGGACGACGGATTGTGACCCGAATCCTCGAGACCCAGCCGGCGGCCGAAGTCGCGATCCTGGTGCGGCGCGAGTCCCTGTCGCGTTTCGAAAAGCTCGCCGAACAATGGGACGACAGGGTGCAGCCACTGGTTGGTGATCTCACCCAGCCCGATCTCGGCCTACCCGCCGAGGGCGACCCGGTCACTGCCGATCACATCGTCCACTGCGCCGCGATCTACGACATCACGGTCGACGACAAGGCACAACGCGCCGCCAACGTCGAGGGCACTCGCTCGGTGATCGCATTGGCCAAGCGCACCGGGGCCATCCTGCACCACATCTCGTCCATCGCAGTCGCGGGAAGCTATGAAGGCGAGTTCACCGAAGACGACTTCGACGTCAATCAGGACCTGCCGACGCCCTATCACCAGACCAAGTTCGAGGCCGAATTGCTGGTGCGTTCGGAACCCGGTCTGCGGTACCGGATTTACCGACCCGCCGTCGTCGTCGGGGATTCCAGGACCGGTGAGATGGACAAGATCGACGGTCCGTACTACTTCTTCGGAGTCTTCGCCAAGCTCGCCAAGTTGCCCAGCTTTACACCCATGATGCTGCCCCGGGCCGGACGCTCCAACATCGTTCCCGTCGACTACGTCGTCGATGCCACCGTTGAGCTGATGCATCAGGAGGGACGCGACGGACAAGCCTTCCACTTGACCAATCCGGAAGTAACCTACCTGCGCGACATCTACTCCGGCATAGCGGCCGCCGCGGGCCTGCCACCCGTGCGCGGCTCACTGCCGCACGCGGTAGCCACGCCGTTCCTGCGCGCCCGCGGCACACTCAAGGTCTGGCGCAACATGGTGGTCACCCAGCTGGGCATCCCGCCCGAGGTCATCGACATCACCGAGATCATGCCCACCTTCATCTCGGAGTCGACGCAAGAAGCCTTGCGTCCCAGCGGCATCAAGGTCCCTCCCTTCGGCAGCTACGCGGGCCGGCTGTACCAATACTGGCGCAGGAACCTGGACCCCGAGCGGTACCGTCGCGACGACCCCGCCGGGCCGCTGGTGGGCCGGCACGTCATCATCACAGGTGCATCCAGCGGCATCGGACGCGCGGCGGCCATCGCCGTCGCCCGACGTGGGGGCACCGTGTTCGCGGTCGCTCGCGACGGGGAGGCGCTCGATCAACTGGTCGCGGAGATTCGTGAGGACGGCGGTAAGGCGCATGCGTTCCCCTGCGATCTCACCGATTACGCCGCTGTCGACGACACCGTGAAGAGCATTCTCGGCCAATTCGGCCATGTGGACTACCTGGTCAACAATGCCGGGCGCTCGATTCGCCGCTCGGTGGTAAACACGGTCGACCGATTCCACGACTACGAACGGGTCATGGCGATCAACTACTTTGGCGCCGTCCGGTTGGTGCTGGCACTCCTCCCTCATTGGCGGGAAAGGAAATTCGGGCATGTCGTCAACGTCTCGACGGCCGGTGTACAGACCCGCAATCCCAAATACGCGTCCTACATTCCGACCAAGGCGGCTCTGGATGCGTTCGCCGATGTGGTAGCGACCGAAACGGTATCCGACCACATCACCTTCACCAATATCCATATGCCACTGGTGAAGACGCCGATGATCACGCCCTCACACAAGCTGAATGTGGTGCGCGGCCTCACCCCAGAGCATGCGGCAGCCATGGTGGTGCGCGGTCTGATCGAGAAACCGACACGTATCGACCATCCGATGGGCACCTTCGCCGATATCGGGCAGTACCTCACGCCCAAGTTGAGCCGCCGGGTCCTGCATCAGATGTATCTGGCGTACCCGGATTCCAAGGCAGCCCGGGGACTTGAGCCGGTCGATGATCGCCGGGATCTTTCAACCTCTCGGCGCCGCCCGCGGGCTGCCAAACGTGTGGCGGCCGTGTCGCGGTTACGTGTGCCAGGCCCGCTGATGAAGGCGGTGCGCCTCATCCCCGGAGTGCATTGGTGA
- a CDS encoding nucleoside hydrolase, which yields MVPVFADVDTGVDDALGLIYLLASEDAEIVGIASTAGNVSVDHVCANNLGLLELCKAPQIPVSKGVAEPLSAALRTAEDTHGPTGLGYALLPESTRTLTDYDSAEAWVKAAHAYPGELVGLATGPLTNLALALRTEPELPKLLKRLVIMGGSFDYPGNTTPVAEWNVVVDPGATAEVYAAWGAAGVQELPIVCGLNLTETIAMTPEHLVRLADAAGATTTPLSVLDSPSSRSGASNSLLRFIEDAAHFYFEFHMKQGEGFLAHMHDPFAAAVALDPSLVQTRSATVDVELTGDLTRAMTIADWKGQWGQRPNAQIAVETDPEVFFQRFIERVSVFARTVDDAR from the coding sequence ATGGTTCCCGTTTTTGCCGACGTCGATACCGGAGTGGATGACGCACTGGGATTGATCTATCTCCTCGCTAGCGAGGATGCGGAGATTGTCGGTATCGCTTCTACTGCGGGCAATGTCTCGGTAGACCATGTTTGCGCGAACAATCTGGGCCTGCTGGAGCTATGTAAGGCACCACAGATTCCGGTGTCCAAAGGTGTCGCCGAACCATTGAGCGCGGCGCTGCGCACCGCGGAAGATACCCACGGCCCCACTGGGCTCGGGTATGCCTTGCTGCCGGAATCCACCCGCACACTCACCGATTACGACTCGGCCGAGGCCTGGGTGAAGGCCGCGCACGCATACCCCGGAGAGCTAGTAGGTCTGGCGACCGGCCCGCTGACCAATCTGGCGCTAGCCCTGCGCACCGAACCCGAGTTGCCCAAACTCCTCAAACGGCTTGTGATCATGGGCGGCTCGTTCGACTACCCCGGCAACACCACTCCAGTAGCGGAATGGAACGTCGTCGTGGATCCCGGTGCCACGGCGGAGGTGTACGCCGCGTGGGGAGCCGCGGGCGTACAAGAACTTCCGATCGTGTGCGGCCTGAATCTCACCGAAACGATCGCCATGACACCGGAACATCTGGTCAGGCTGGCCGATGCCGCCGGTGCCACCACCACCCCCCTGTCGGTACTCGACTCTCCGTCGAGCCGATCGGGAGCGAGCAACTCGTTGCTGCGTTTCATCGAGGATGCCGCGCATTTCTACTTCGAATTCCACATGAAGCAGGGCGAAGGCTTCCTGGCGCATATGCACGATCCCTTCGCCGCCGCGGTGGCGCTGGACCCATCACTTGTCCAAACCCGTTCCGCAACCGTCGATGTCGAGCTGACGGGGGATCTGACGCGTGCGATGACCATTGCGGACTGGAAGGGACAGTGGGGACAGCGGCCCAACGCGCAGATCGCGGTGGAGACCGATCCCGAAGTGTTCTTCCAGCGGTTCATCGAGCGCGTGAGCGTATTCGCGCGCACAGTCGATGACGCCCGCTGA
- a CDS encoding DNA polymerase Y family protein, translating to MVRSDLPEKPRKERRKAPRVLAMWCPDWPAVAAAAMADLPATRPVAVTLANRVTACTAAARALGVRRGMRRRESQARCPQLHIAVADADRDARFFEPMIAAVDDLVPGAEILRPGLLALPVTGAARYFGSEHAAAERLADAVSVAGAECQVGIADQMSTAVYAARHAALVPPGGDAQFLAPLSVKELAAEPSLCHPQREDLVDLLWRMGIRTIGAFAELARADVASRFDDDAVQAHRHARAESQRPPSGHAVPAELGVELSCDPPIDRVDAAAFAGRTLAVRLHERLSSAGVACSRLAIHAVTVDGQELSRVWRCAEPLTEEATADRVRWQLDGWLARRRCLDGPVALLRLEPVEVVTAEALQLTLWGAVGAEERQRARRALTRVQDLLGEESVQVGVISGGRGPAERITLVPLGDELRPRADPSAPWPGKLPDPAPVVLSDEPVELLDVDGAPVTVTGRGMFSGEPARVRRGNGRWELSWWAGPWPIDERWWEEREPTSVSVAARAQVLLESSGGGQALLLHFRRQRWYVEGVYE from the coding sequence GTGGTGCGATCAGATCTGCCTGAAAAGCCGAGAAAAGAACGGCGCAAAGCGCCACGGGTGCTGGCTATGTGGTGTCCGGACTGGCCTGCGGTGGCCGCTGCGGCGATGGCAGATCTTCCCGCCACTCGGCCCGTGGCGGTGACTCTGGCCAACAGGGTGACGGCATGCACCGCTGCGGCACGGGCGCTGGGAGTACGGCGGGGTATGCGGCGGCGCGAGTCCCAAGCGCGTTGTCCGCAGCTGCATATCGCGGTGGCCGACGCCGACCGCGACGCGCGGTTCTTCGAACCGATGATCGCGGCGGTGGACGATCTGGTGCCGGGGGCAGAGATTCTGCGTCCCGGACTGCTGGCACTGCCGGTGACCGGCGCCGCACGCTATTTCGGCAGCGAGCATGCCGCGGCGGAACGACTGGCCGACGCGGTGTCGGTGGCCGGGGCCGAATGCCAGGTGGGCATCGCCGATCAGATGTCCACGGCGGTGTATGCCGCGCGGCACGCGGCGCTGGTTCCGCCGGGTGGCGATGCGCAGTTTCTGGCCCCATTGTCGGTCAAAGAGCTGGCCGCTGAACCCAGTCTGTGCCACCCGCAACGAGAAGATTTGGTGGACCTGTTGTGGCGCATGGGCATTCGTACCATCGGGGCTTTCGCGGAACTGGCGCGGGCGGATGTCGCCTCGCGGTTCGATGATGACGCGGTGCAAGCGCATCGACATGCGCGAGCCGAATCGCAACGTCCGCCCTCGGGGCATGCGGTGCCGGCAGAACTGGGGGTCGAGTTGTCCTGCGATCCGCCGATCGATCGGGTGGATGCGGCGGCTTTCGCGGGGCGAACGCTGGCGGTGAGACTGCACGAGAGGCTGTCCTCGGCGGGAGTGGCCTGTTCCCGGTTGGCCATTCATGCCGTCACGGTGGATGGACAGGAGTTGTCCCGGGTATGGCGGTGTGCTGAACCGCTCACCGAGGAGGCGACCGCGGACCGGGTGCGCTGGCAGCTTGACGGCTGGCTTGCTCGGCGCCGCTGTCTGGACGGACCGGTGGCGCTGTTGCGGCTCGAGCCGGTCGAGGTGGTGACCGCCGAGGCGTTACAGCTGACGTTGTGGGGAGCGGTGGGCGCTGAGGAACGGCAGCGGGCACGTCGTGCGCTGACGCGGGTTCAGGACCTATTGGGAGAGGAGTCGGTACAGGTGGGAGTGATCAGTGGTGGGCGTGGCCCGGCGGAGCGAATTACCTTGGTGCCCTTGGGTGATGAGTTGAGACCACGAGCCGATCCCAGTGCCCCATGGCCGGGAAAGCTGCCCGATCCGGCTCCGGTGGTGTTATCCGACGAACCGGTGGAGTTGTTGGATGTCGACGGCGCCCCGGTGACGGTAACCGGGCGGGGAATGTTCTCGGGAGAACCGGCGAGGGTTCGGCGGGGAAACGGGCGCTGGGAGCTGAGCTGGTGGGCGGGGCCGTGGCCGATCGACGAGAGATGGTGGGAGGAGCGGGAACCGACGTCTGTTTCGGTGGCCGCACGGGCCCAGGTGCTGCTCGAAAGTAGCGGCGGCGGCCAGGCGCTGCTCCTGCATTTCCGCAGGCAACGTTGGTATGTGGAGGGTGTATATGAATGA
- a CDS encoding LuxR C-terminal-related transcriptional regulator: MMLRVFLVDDHGVFRSGVRAELAGESDIEIVGEAGSVVEAVAGIRSSAPDVVLLDVHMPSGGGVAVINGTIGPVCPVFLALSVSDAAEDVIAVIRAGARGYVTKTISGSELADAVRRVAGGDAVFSPRLAGFVLDSFTGRSNAPEPALDPELDSLTPRELEVLRLLARGYTYREIAEDLVISVKTVETHASNVLRKTQQSNRNALTRWAHTRQLD, translated from the coding sequence ATGATGTTGCGGGTATTCCTGGTCGACGATCACGGGGTGTTCCGGTCCGGGGTGCGGGCCGAGCTGGCCGGTGAATCGGATATCGAGATCGTGGGTGAGGCCGGGTCGGTTGTTGAGGCCGTCGCCGGAATACGTTCCAGTGCACCGGATGTGGTGCTGCTCGATGTGCACATGCCCTCGGGCGGTGGGGTGGCCGTCATCAACGGAACAATAGGACCGGTATGCCCTGTTTTCCTGGCGCTCAGTGTGTCCGATGCCGCCGAGGATGTCATCGCGGTGATCAGGGCTGGGGCCAGAGGCTATGTCACCAAGACGATTTCGGGGAGTGAGCTCGCCGATGCGGTACGCCGGGTGGCCGGTGGCGACGCGGTGTTCAGTCCACGGTTGGCCGGATTTGTGCTCGATTCGTTCACCGGGCGATCGAATGCCCCGGAACCGGCGCTGGATCCGGAACTGGATTCGTTGACTCCGCGTGAGCTTGAGGTGCTGCGGCTCCTCGCCCGCGGATACACCTACCGCGAGATCGCCGAGGATTTGGTGATCTCGGTGAAGACGGTAGAGACTCACGCCTCTAATGTGCTGCGCAAGACCCAGCAGTCCAACCGCAACGCGTTGACGCGCTGGGCCCATACCCGCCAGCTCGACTGA
- a CDS encoding ATP-binding protein — MPGELCHGSIAEVSPRFRNAFAGGNRLTAAPPLRRRTGGRVVAGVAGGLADHLDVPVFRVRLAFAVLGAASGMGIVAYGLLWMLMPPGDDVAAVSATDRRRATGLLLLSLAALIILMSTVSGSAASLVFPTVLALTGLAVVWREFDAQGPSLAVLGAPGRPSMLTLVRVVAGAALVFGGIAVVVLRNVDLSSLRDSLVAIAATLVGAVLLTVPLWLRLWRALGIERAARIRTEERDEIASHLHDSVLQTLALIQKRTDNPSEVLRLARSQERELRSWLFSAGAASDSSLAQELRAVAGEVEDTHTVAVSPVIVGDADLALEPETGRALVGATREALVNAAKHSGQSDINLYAEVEPGQISVFVRDRGKGFDPEEVPQDRQGIARSIKARVLRRGGQVQIKSEIGKGTEVRIIMPYKANDVDEKEQ, encoded by the coding sequence ATGCCGGGGGAGCTTTGCCATGGCAGTATCGCAGAGGTGAGTCCCAGGTTCCGGAATGCCTTCGCGGGCGGAAATCGGCTGACCGCCGCGCCGCCGTTACGCCGGCGGACCGGTGGGCGAGTGGTGGCCGGTGTCGCCGGAGGGCTTGCCGACCATCTCGACGTCCCGGTGTTCCGGGTGCGGTTGGCCTTCGCGGTGCTGGGAGCCGCCAGCGGGATGGGCATCGTGGCGTACGGACTGCTGTGGATGCTGATGCCGCCGGGTGACGACGTCGCCGCCGTCAGCGCCACCGACCGCAGGCGGGCCACCGGGCTGTTGCTGTTGAGCCTTGCCGCGTTGATCATCCTGATGTCGACGGTCAGCGGCTCGGCGGCGTCGCTGGTATTCCCGACCGTGTTGGCGTTGACCGGGCTTGCGGTGGTGTGGCGCGAATTTGATGCGCAGGGACCAAGTTTGGCGGTATTAGGAGCGCCCGGCAGGCCGTCTATGCTGACGCTGGTCCGGGTAGTCGCCGGTGCGGCGCTGGTCTTCGGTGGGATCGCGGTGGTGGTCCTGCGCAATGTGGACCTGTCCTCTTTGCGTGATTCGCTGGTGGCCATCGCGGCCACGTTGGTGGGCGCGGTGTTGTTGACGGTGCCGTTGTGGTTGCGGTTGTGGCGTGCGCTGGGTATCGAGCGGGCCGCCCGTATCCGCACCGAGGAACGTGATGAGATCGCCTCGCATCTGCATGATTCGGTGCTTCAGACACTGGCATTGATCCAGAAGCGCACCGACAATCCCAGTGAGGTGTTGCGTCTGGCGCGCAGTCAGGAACGGGAGCTGCGCAGCTGGCTGTTCTCTGCGGGGGCTGCGTCGGATTCGTCGCTGGCGCAGGAGCTGCGCGCGGTGGCCGGCGAGGTCGAGGACACGCACACCGTGGCGGTCAGTCCGGTGATAGTCGGTGACGCCGACCTGGCGCTGGAGCCCGAGACCGGGCGTGCGTTGGTCGGAGCCACCCGCGAGGCGTTGGTGAACGCGGCCAAGCATTCCGGGCAATCGGATATCAACCTGTATGCCGAGGTGGAACCCGGCCAGATCAGCGTCTTCGTCAGGGATCGGGGTAAGGGGTTTGATCCCGAGGAGGTGCCGCAGGATCGGCAGGGCATCGCGCGCTCCATCAAGGCCAGAGTGCTACGCCGCGGTGGGCAGGTGCAGATCAAGTCGGAGATCGGCAAGGGCACCGAGGTGCGAATTATTATGCCGTACAAGGCCAACGATGTCGACGAGAAGGAGCAATGA
- a CDS encoding PspC domain-containing protein — protein MDTDTTTKRTPSSTLSDMWRTRPLRLPGHGKLAGIAAGIGYRYNVDPLLVRVIFVVTTIFGGAGAIMYVACWLLMPTARYTTPYHESKVKMVFWIIVLLLIGGPFIDPDRDPWGFVSAAVLLGGWYLLYQRQTEPPSAPPVATDQPPAPDAQPDTTTAPVDVGKPETEPLSAPLPPPPPTWSPPGMSPFTWDLPDPTPLPAPPAKPKSRVAPVTIGAMLIVSALLVAVGLLGGSWVTPVVVAAAALVIVGIGMLVGAWFRSGYSLLFLAVPLAGFVIVASSIGPLEVSLNIGDQSYRPTETSEIDDYYEVGIGTITLDLTGVTLTSDKTVNIDAGMGDIEVLIPSAMNVRTRCEVSVGSFDCLPTPVGTGPVLTINATANVGSIEVRRV, from the coding sequence ATGGACACGGATACCACCACCAAACGGACCCCGTCCTCCACGCTGTCAGACATGTGGCGGACTCGCCCGTTGCGGCTGCCCGGACACGGCAAGCTCGCCGGTATTGCCGCGGGAATCGGCTACCGCTACAACGTAGATCCGCTCCTGGTACGCGTAATTTTCGTGGTGACAACGATTTTCGGCGGCGCCGGCGCCATCATGTACGTAGCGTGCTGGCTGCTCATGCCCACCGCCCGCTACACCACCCCGTATCACGAGTCCAAGGTGAAGATGGTCTTCTGGATCATCGTCCTGCTGCTCATCGGCGGGCCCTTCATCGACCCCGACCGCGATCCGTGGGGATTCGTCAGCGCCGCAGTCCTGCTCGGAGGCTGGTATCTGCTCTACCAGCGCCAGACCGAGCCCCCGTCGGCTCCGCCGGTCGCCACTGACCAGCCTCCCGCCCCGGATGCCCAGCCGGACACCACGACAGCCCCGGTCGATGTGGGCAAACCGGAAACCGAACCGCTATCGGCGCCCTTGCCGCCGCCCCCGCCCACCTGGAGCCCACCGGGGATGTCACCCTTCACCTGGGATCTGCCCGACCCGACCCCGCTGCCGGCCCCACCGGCCAAACCCAAGTCACGCGTGGCCCCGGTAACCATCGGCGCCATGCTGATCGTCAGCGCCCTGCTCGTGGCTGTCGGGCTCCTGGGCGGCAGCTGGGTGACTCCGGTGGTGGTCGCCGCGGCGGCGCTGGTGATTGTCGGCATAGGGATGTTGGTGGGAGCGTGGTTTCGCAGTGGCTATTCGTTGCTCTTCCTGGCCGTGCCGCTGGCCGGATTCGTCATCGTCGCGTCCTCGATAGGGCCGTTGGAGGTGTCTCTCAACATCGGTGACCAAAGCTACCGCCCCACAGAGACTTCCGAGATCGATGACTATTACGAGGTCGGCATCGGCACCATAACTCTCGACCTGACCGGGGTCACGCTCACCAGCGACAAGACCGTGAACATCGATGCCGGGATGGGCGATATCGAGGTGCTGATTCCGTCGGCCATGAATGTGCGCACCAGATGCGAGGTGAGCGTCGGCAGCTTCGACTGCCTGCCCACGCCAGTCGGTACCGGTCCGGTGCTGACCATCAACGCCACGGCCAATGTAGGGAGTATTGAGGTGCGACGTGTCTGA